In the genome of Epinephelus lanceolatus isolate andai-2023 chromosome 18, ASM4190304v1, whole genome shotgun sequence, one region contains:
- the LOC117268435 gene encoding uncharacterized protein LOC117268435 translates to MSSSQRGPMDEQHYSCPVKTRQIKTSPAGSHSEGQHLDELRVSLPGFIYQEPGSHNHHGSAPQISLTESTPDRNRKLLFVPDNQLQVPSEPEHSKSIEEESPDEQLKFMNMISRGQRGRMDDQSCSIDPSKSAPCTPKHADRKSAASTSNTDPESFFSLLANTQSQRLDDQRVSLPSLPGLQGKENAKSTAEGDSSYLCYMVSKVQGSRMDEQRCSLPQLSKLETQSQCSPKKNLSASGSGAPRSASFSPGSDIERPKSKDKAPQKQVLTSAEQEEFFSLMTHFQRERMDEQRCVLNVSPRCTPKHKPSETTEPKGPDSEKFFSMLASSQGRRLDDQRVSLPSLPGIQNGGSTSTSTAAEKDASYLCYMVSKVQGSRMDEQRCSAPQILQNTGTPRTERKDHPSSDTSDKTPQRSSSLTRAKPDKNSQEISPAEQEQFFKMISHAQGGRMEEQRCSLQPSRSTPATPTHNGSALNNVPTGADADAFFKYIASSQGQRLDDQRVALPTLPGISGNSERKENGGNTKARISASPPHITVAESTPTAPRKDCSRRTSQPQMASAESVFPGAIPKSASFTNETEFQKNSTAQVTVRVSMSFTPEQIQKNTGQHCTFPEVFLTLGAPGDNLVIPLSPGAGRPVSFNLNLVPKEEVGSRHCSPSHASPRKKHSRPSSPNPNDQGSMASPITPDEDCFSLIEKVHTAQLQKGMAQGGQKWKGDAGKGKEKAEQGKGKGGGKKDKKDSGNK, encoded by the exons ATGAGTTCCTCACAGCGTGGACCAATGGACGAACAGCATTACTCCTGTCCTGTTAAAACCAGACAGATCAAAACTTCCCCTGCAG GTTCACACTCTGAGGGGCAACACCTTGATGAACTGCGGGTGTCACTGCCAGGGTTTATTTACCAG GAACCCGGGAGCCATAACCATCACGGCTCTGCACCTCAGAtttctctgacagagagtaCACCGGATAGAAACAGGAAGCTTCTGTTCGTACCAGACAACCAATTACAGGTTCCTTCTGAGCCTGAGCACTCCAAGTCTATAGAG GAAGAATCACCTGATGAACAACTGAAGTTCATGAATATGATCAGCCGTGGCCAGCGAGGGCGCATGGACGACCAGAGCTGTTCCATTGATCCTAGCAAGAGTGCACCCTGCACACCCAAACACGCAGACAGAAAGTCTGCTGCAAGTACATCCAACACAG ATCCTGAATCCTTCTTCAGCCTCTTGGCCAACACTCAGAGCCAACGGCTCGACGACCAGCGGGTGTCCCTTCCATCACTGCCAGGATTGCAAGGAAAGGAAAATGCCAAATCAACTGCAGAGGGAGATTCAAGCTACCTATGTTACATGGTCTCCAAAGTCCAG GGCTCCAGAATGGACGAACAAAGGTGCTCGCTGCCTCAGCTTTCAAAGCTGGAGACACAATCCCAGTGTTCACCAAAAAAGAATTTGTCTGCATCTGGTTCAGGCGCTCCACGTTCAGCCTCATTCAGCCCGGGCTCAGACATAGAACGACCAAAGAGTAAAGATAAAGCACCTCAAAAACAG GTCTTGACTTCAGCTGAACAGGAGGAATTTTTTTCCTTAATGACTCACTTCCAGCGTGAGCGAATGGATGAACAGCGATGTGTCTTAAATGTTAGTCCCCGGTGCACACCCAAACATAAGCCCAGTGAGACCACCGAGCCCAAAG GTCCAGACTCTGAGAAGTTCTTCAGCATGCTTGCCAGCTCTCAGGGCCGAAGGCTTGATGACCAGCGAGTGTCTCTTCCCTCGTTGCCAGGGATACAGAATGGCGGTAGCACATCAACGTCAACTGCTGCAGAGAAGGACGCAAGCTACTTGTGTTACATGGTCTCCAAAGTCCAG GGCTCAAGGATGGATGAACAGAGGTGTTCTGCACCCCAAATCCTCCAAAATACGGGTACTCCGCGTACTGAGCGCAAAGATCATCCCAGTTCAGATACATCTGATAAAACTCCCCAAAGGTCTTCCTCCTTAACCCGTGCCAAACCTGACAAAAATAGCCAG GAGATATCTCCAGCTGAGCAGGAGCAGTTCTTCAAAATGATAAGTCATGCCCAAGGCGGACGTATGGAAGAGCAACGTTGCTCTCTACAACCCAGCAGAAGTACACCtgccacacccacacacaatgGAAGTGCTTTAAATAATGTCCCCACAG GTGCAGATGCCGACGCATTCTTTAAATATATTGCCTCCAGTCAGGGGCAACGGCTAGATGATCAGCGTGTGGCACTCCCCACCCTGCCAGGGATAAGTGGGAATTctgaaagaaaggaaaatgGTGGAAATACAAAGGCTAGAATCTCA GCTTCTCCACCACACATCACTGTGGCTGAAAGTACACCAACAGCACCAAGGAAGGACTGTTCCAGACGTACCTCTCAACCCCAGATGGCTTCTGCAGAGTCTGTCTTCCCCGGAGCTATACCCAAATCTGCTTCATTTACCAACGAGACAGAATTTCAGAAGAATTCCACAGCACAG GTGACAGTGAGGGTGTCCATGAGCTTCACACCAGAGCAG ATACAGAAGAATACCGGCCAACATTGCACATTCCCAGAAGTCTTCCTCACTCTAGGAGCCCCTGGAGATAACCTTGTGATCCCTCTGAGCCCAGGAGCTGGCCGACCCGTGTCCTTCAACTTAAACCTTGTCCCAAAAGAGGAAGTCGGGTCTAGGCACTGTTCTCCAAGCCATGCAAGTCCCAGAAAGAAACACTCCAGGCCATCATCTCCCAACCCAAATGACCAAGGGAGCATGGCCAGCCCCATCACTCCGGACGAAGACTGCTTCTCTCTGATTGAGAAGGTTCACACAGCCCAGCTGCAGAAAGGGATGGCTCAGGGAGGACAAAAATGGAAAGGGGATGCTGGAAAGGGGAAGGAAAAGGCAGAGCAAGGAAAGGGAAAGGGGGGTGGCAAGAAAGATAAGAAGGACAGTGGCAATAAGTAA